The Gemmatimonadota bacterium genome has a segment encoding these proteins:
- a CDS encoding enoyl-CoA hydratase family protein, which translates to MPTSPVLSGAAFAPRHFVWSVSDAVATVTLNRPERKNPLTFESYAELTDTFRALSHARDVKVVVLTGAGENFCSGGDVHEIIGPLVEAKRAGRTDEILRFTEMTGGLVKAMRACPQPIIAAVDGICAGAGAILAMASDLRLGTSRSKVAFLFTRVGLSGADMGACALLPRLIGQGRASELLYTGRFMTADEAERWGFYNRLVAPDALAAEALALARELASGPTFAHGVTKACLHEEWAMSVDDAISHEAKAQAVCMLTNDFERAYEAFVARARPSFRGD; encoded by the coding sequence ATGCCCACCTCTCCTGTGCTCTCGGGCGCGGCGTTCGCGCCGCGTCACTTCGTCTGGTCCGTCAGTGATGCGGTGGCGACGGTCACGCTCAATCGGCCGGAGCGAAAGAACCCGCTGACGTTCGAGTCGTACGCCGAGCTGACGGACACTTTCCGGGCCCTCTCGCACGCGCGTGACGTCAAAGTGGTGGTGCTCACCGGCGCGGGCGAGAACTTCTGCAGTGGGGGCGACGTCCACGAGATCATCGGACCGCTGGTGGAGGCGAAGCGGGCGGGGCGCACGGACGAGATCCTGCGCTTCACCGAGATGACGGGCGGACTGGTGAAGGCGATGCGCGCCTGTCCGCAGCCGATCATTGCCGCCGTGGATGGTATCTGCGCAGGTGCTGGCGCGATCCTGGCGATGGCCAGCGACCTGCGGCTCGGGACCAGCCGCAGCAAGGTGGCCTTCCTGTTCACACGGGTTGGGCTGAGCGGGGCCGACATGGGGGCGTGCGCCCTGTTGCCACGCCTGATCGGCCAAGGGCGCGCGTCGGAATTGCTCTACACAGGGCGGTTCATGACAGCGGACGAGGCCGAGCGCTGGGGATTCTACAATCGCCTCGTTGCCCCTGACGCGCTGGCGGCCGAAGCACTGGCGCTCGCCCGTGAGCTGGCAAGCGGCCCAACCTTCGCCCATGGGGTGACCAAGGCCTGCCTGCACGAGGAGTGGGCGATGTCGGTCGACGATGCGATCTCGCACGAGGCGAAGGCGCAGGCGGTGTGCATGTTGACCAACGACTTTGAGCGCGCCTACGAAGCGTTTGTGGCGCGCGCCCGTCCGTCGTTCCGGGGAGACTGA
- a CDS encoding carboxypeptidase regulatory-like domain-containing protein — MSWRLRVGRWGTGLVGLVLASAVAGRPGDAQSVRGFVYDSVGRVPLAGANVQLVPVDGTMHAVARRTTHTDDAGAFAVDSLPAGRYLVGFFHPRLDSLGLDPPVKRVELRGGRIATVELAVPSSETVVATWCGPKAATDSLGVVLGYTRDPTSANTWADARVSAQWRMISISPGGARAEVQGASTQASPRGWFALCGVPRGGLVVLRASTEEDSSATLEVDVPDDGVLRRDIAFARGTGTMTEVVRGVVRDANGQPVSGARLRWWGTELEVRADERGAYALPAMPGTQLLEARMVGFVPTRRVVDVAPGAMSVDVELPEFPMEIDTVRVLARRPRSQGALADFERRRQRGHGIFLDAAAIEVRRPLTFTDLLRSMPGVEVRNADLMARSVRMRSTNGLDACLPVLVIDGARVPVLDMNLDDVIPTDLVRAVEVYPRRMQAPPEFQGEDCGSIVIWTGVRGWLAKPREGISP, encoded by the coding sequence ATGAGCTGGCGCCTGCGCGTCGGTCGTTGGGGCACGGGGCTGGTCGGCCTCGTCCTCGCGAGCGCCGTCGCCGGGCGACCGGGCGACGCCCAGTCGGTGCGCGGGTTCGTCTACGACAGCGTGGGGCGGGTGCCCCTGGCTGGAGCGAATGTTCAGCTGGTGCCCGTGGACGGGACGATGCACGCCGTGGCCCGCCGCACGACCCATACCGACGACGCCGGCGCGTTTGCCGTCGATAGCCTGCCGGCGGGTCGTTACCTCGTTGGCTTCTTCCACCCGCGACTCGATTCGCTCGGCCTCGATCCCCCGGTGAAGCGGGTGGAACTCCGCGGCGGCCGGATCGCAACCGTTGAGCTGGCCGTCCCGTCGAGCGAGACCGTGGTCGCCACCTGGTGCGGCCCGAAAGCGGCCACCGACTCGCTCGGCGTCGTGCTTGGCTACACCCGCGACCCGACCAGCGCCAACACCTGGGCCGACGCGAGGGTGAGCGCCCAATGGCGGATGATCTCGATCAGCCCGGGCGGCGCCCGCGCGGAGGTCCAGGGGGCATCGACGCAGGCCTCGCCCCGAGGGTGGTTCGCGCTCTGCGGCGTTCCCCGGGGCGGGCTGGTGGTCCTGCGGGCGTCGACGGAAGAGGACTCCAGCGCGACCCTCGAGGTCGACGTTCCGGACGATGGCGTCCTCCGCCGGGACATTGCCTTCGCGCGCGGCACGGGAACGATGACGGAGGTCGTCCGTGGTGTGGTCCGCGATGCGAATGGCCAGCCGGTGAGCGGCGCGCGCCTTCGCTGGTGGGGGACCGAGCTCGAGGTGCGGGCGGACGAGCGCGGCGCCTACGCGCTCCCCGCCATGCCAGGCACGCAGCTCCTGGAGGCACGCATGGTCGGGTTTGTTCCGACCCGTCGCGTGGTCGACGTGGCGCCGGGCGCGATGAGCGTGGACGTCGAACTCCCCGAGTTTCCGATGGAGATCGATACGGTCCGGGTCCTGGCCCGTCGTCCGCGCTCGCAGGGTGCACTGGCTGACTTCGAGCGACGACGACAGCGTGGTCACGGCATCTTCCTCGATGCCGCGGCGATCGAGGTACGCCGCCCGCTGACCTTCACCGACCTGCTGCGGTCGATGCCAGGCGTGGAGGTACGGAACGCGGACCTCATGGCGCGCAGCGTCCGCATGCGCTCCACCAATGGACTCGACGCCTGCCTGCCGGTCCTCGTGATCGACGGCGCGCGGGTTCCCGTGCTCGACATGAACCTCGACGACGTGATCCCGACCGATCTGGTGCGTGCGGTCGAAGTGTACCCACGCCGCATGCAGGCCCCGCCGGAGTTCCAGGGGGAGGATTGCGGCAGCATCGTGATCTGGACGGGCGTCCGGGGCTGGCTGGCCAAGCCCCGCGAGGGAATCTCGCCGTGA
- a CDS encoding MATE family efflux transporter, which translates to MSSVPPDAAHTSSHPPSMWQSVREAIHGAHGHDYTEGAIGRSVILLAIPMVLEMAMESVFAVVDVFFVSRLGAEAVATVVLTESLLTMVYTLAMGLGIGATAMVARRIGERDQDGAARAAMQAIWLGVLTAAALGIAGAVFAPDLLRLMGAEESVVRTGTMFTRVMLGGNISVLMLFLVNAIFRGAGDAAIAMRSLWLANAINMTLGPCLIFGVGPFPELGVTGAAVGTTIGRSIGALYALSRLLRPGSRLHLASRHLRFDPAVMWKLVSLSGSGTFQIFIGTASWVLLIRIVSSFGSDVIAGYGIAIRLVIFALLPSWGMANAAATMVGQALGAHKPDRAEAAVWIAGKYNAVFLGGLGLLFIIGAPWIVAGFTGEAAVAASAIDALRVISAGFLFYAYGMVITQSFNGAGDTWTPTWINLGCFWCWEVPLGWFLALRTGLGAHGVYLAIAIAYATLAVVSVVLFRRGTWKTRTV; encoded by the coding sequence ATGTCATCCGTTCCGCCGGACGCGGCGCACACGTCGTCGCATCCCCCCTCCATGTGGCAATCGGTCCGCGAGGCCATTCATGGTGCTCACGGCCACGACTACACCGAGGGTGCCATCGGGCGCTCGGTCATCCTGCTCGCCATCCCGATGGTCCTCGAGATGGCGATGGAAAGCGTCTTCGCCGTGGTCGACGTCTTCTTCGTCTCCCGGCTTGGCGCTGAGGCGGTTGCCACCGTGGTCCTCACCGAGTCGCTGCTCACCATGGTCTACACCCTTGCCATGGGGCTCGGCATCGGTGCCACGGCGATGGTCGCGCGTCGCATTGGCGAACGTGACCAGGACGGGGCAGCGCGTGCCGCCATGCAGGCCATCTGGCTTGGCGTCCTCACCGCTGCCGCGTTAGGCATCGCCGGTGCCGTGTTCGCCCCGGACCTGCTCCGACTCATGGGCGCCGAGGAGTCGGTCGTGCGCACCGGGACGATGTTCACACGCGTGATGCTCGGCGGAAACATCTCCGTCCTGATGCTCTTCCTGGTCAACGCGATCTTCCGCGGTGCGGGAGACGCGGCCATCGCCATGCGCTCCCTCTGGTTGGCCAATGCGATCAACATGACCCTCGGCCCCTGCCTCATCTTCGGCGTGGGCCCGTTTCCCGAGCTCGGTGTCACGGGAGCCGCCGTCGGCACCACCATCGGTCGCTCCATCGGCGCGTTGTACGCGCTCAGCCGGCTCCTCCGCCCCGGCTCGCGGCTGCATCTCGCCAGCCGGCACCTCCGGTTTGATCCCGCCGTCATGTGGAAGCTCGTCAGCCTGTCAGGATCGGGGACGTTCCAGATCTTCATCGGGACGGCGAGCTGGGTCCTCCTGATCCGCATCGTGTCGAGCTTCGGTTCTGACGTGATTGCCGGATACGGGATCGCCATCCGCCTGGTGATCTTCGCGCTGCTCCCGTCGTGGGGGATGGCCAATGCGGCCGCGACCATGGTCGGGCAGGCCCTGGGCGCGCACAAGCCGGACCGCGCGGAGGCGGCGGTCTGGATTGCCGGGAAGTACAATGCCGTGTTCCTGGGCGGACTGGGGCTGCTGTTCATCATTGGTGCGCCGTGGATCGTCGCCGGGTTTACAGGTGAAGCCGCCGTCGCAGCAAGTGCGATCGATGCCCTGCGCGTGATATCCGCCGGGTTCCTGTTCTACGCGTATGGCATGGTGATCACCCAGTCCTTTAATGGCGCCGGCGATACCTGGACCCCCACGTGGATCAACCTCGGATGCTTCTGGTGCTGGGAAGTGCCACTCGGGTGGTTCCTCGCGCTCCGCACCGGACTTGGGGCCCACGGGGTCTACCTCGCCATCGCCATTGCCTATGCCACGCTCGCGGTAGTCTCGGTGGTGTTGTTCCGCCGGGGGACATGGAAGACGAGGACGGTGTAG
- a CDS encoding bifunctional salicylyl-CoA 5-hydroxylase/oxidoreductase, translating into MRVAVLGGGPAGLYFSLLLKQARPDIEIEGFERNAPDDTFGWGVVFSDQTLENFRQADAATYQAITDAFAHWDDIDIHIRGRTITSSGHGFSGIARRDLLGILQGRAAALGVTWHYQSDMADEDALRARPNPPDLIVAADGVNSVVRRRHAAAFGATVDQRTNRYIWLGTTLPFDAFTFIILENAFGTFQVHAYRFTEGLSTFIVECDEASWFAAGFDQMDAAQTMATCEAWFAPWLQGHRLQHNSTVHRVRDPWGTFLRVNCEQWRHGNVVLLGDAAHTAHFSIGSGTKLAMEDAIALAREVARVPAAVHGTSAELTQAIDRYQEERRVEVLRIQNAARNSMEWFEHVKRYVSLEPEQFAYSLLTRSQRVSHENLRLRDGAYLAGVERWFASRAEREAPRPRPDAPARPRKTSGEHRAVEQAPAPMFTPFRLRQLTLENRIVVSPMDMYSATDGLPNDFHLVHYGARALGGAGLVMTEMTCVSPEGRITPGCTGMYTPEQVDAWRRITTFTHQWSRAKICLQLGHAGRKGSTRLGLEGTDVPLEEGNWPLLAPSAQPHRPYMQVPRAMTRADMDQVVHEFARSARLAIEADFDMLELHCAHGYLLSSFITPLGNHRTDEYGGSLANRLRFPLEVFHAVREVWPQERPLSVRISATDWAAGGVDAAEAVEIARAFSDAGADIMHISTGQTTPDAKPVYGRMYQTPFSDRIRNELGVKTIAVGAITDPDQVNSILAAGRADLCALARPHLANPAWTLQAAAQQGYREQHWPWQYLSGKDQMERLFERAKGGG; encoded by the coding sequence GTGAGGGTTGCTGTTCTCGGCGGTGGTCCAGCCGGCCTGTACTTCTCCCTGCTCCTCAAGCAGGCGCGCCCGGACATCGAGATCGAGGGCTTCGAACGCAACGCCCCCGACGACACCTTCGGCTGGGGGGTCGTCTTTTCCGACCAGACCCTCGAGAACTTCCGGCAGGCAGACGCGGCGACGTACCAGGCCATCACCGACGCCTTCGCGCACTGGGATGACATCGACATCCATATCCGTGGGCGGACGATCACCTCCAGCGGTCATGGGTTCAGCGGGATCGCCCGACGCGACTTGCTCGGGATCCTGCAGGGTCGCGCGGCCGCACTCGGCGTCACCTGGCACTACCAGTCCGACATGGCCGACGAGGACGCGCTCCGGGCGCGGCCGAATCCTCCAGATCTGATCGTCGCCGCCGACGGCGTGAACTCGGTTGTGCGCCGCCGTCATGCGGCCGCTTTCGGCGCCACGGTGGACCAGCGCACCAATCGGTACATCTGGCTGGGCACCACCCTGCCCTTCGACGCCTTCACCTTCATCATCCTCGAAAACGCTTTCGGGACCTTCCAGGTCCACGCGTACCGGTTCACCGAAGGGCTCTCGACCTTCATCGTTGAATGCGATGAGGCCTCGTGGTTCGCCGCCGGCTTCGACCAGATGGATGCGGCCCAGACGATGGCGACCTGCGAGGCCTGGTTCGCACCGTGGCTCCAGGGGCACCGGCTGCAGCACAACAGCACCGTACATCGCGTGCGCGACCCGTGGGGCACCTTCCTCCGCGTGAACTGCGAGCAGTGGCGCCACGGCAACGTGGTGTTGCTCGGCGACGCGGCGCATACGGCGCATTTCTCGATTGGCTCGGGGACCAAGCTCGCGATGGAGGATGCGATCGCCCTGGCGCGCGAAGTCGCCCGCGTTCCCGCCGCTGTGCACGGGACGTCGGCGGAACTGACGCAGGCGATCGACCGCTACCAGGAGGAACGGCGTGTGGAGGTGCTGCGCATCCAGAACGCGGCCCGCAACTCCATGGAGTGGTTCGAGCACGTCAAGCGCTACGTGAGCCTCGAGCCCGAACAGTTCGCGTACTCGCTGCTCACCCGCTCGCAACGCGTGAGCCACGAGAACCTGCGACTGCGTGACGGGGCCTATCTGGCCGGTGTGGAGCGCTGGTTCGCGTCGCGCGCCGAGCGCGAGGCGCCACGCCCGCGACCGGATGCGCCCGCGCGTCCCCGCAAGACATCCGGCGAACACCGCGCGGTCGAGCAGGCGCCGGCCCCGATGTTCACCCCGTTCCGCCTGCGGCAGCTCACGCTCGAGAACCGGATCGTGGTCTCGCCGATGGACATGTACTCGGCGACCGACGGCCTCCCCAACGACTTCCACCTCGTGCACTATGGCGCCCGCGCGTTAGGCGGCGCCGGGCTGGTCATGACCGAAATGACCTGCGTCTCACCCGAAGGGCGGATCACCCCGGGCTGCACGGGGATGTACACCCCGGAACAGGTGGACGCCTGGCGCCGGATCACGACCTTCACCCACCAGTGGTCCCGGGCGAAGATCTGCCTCCAGCTGGGCCACGCCGGACGCAAGGGAAGCACCCGGCTCGGCCTGGAGGGCACCGACGTTCCGCTGGAAGAAGGGAACTGGCCCCTGCTGGCCCCCTCCGCGCAGCCGCATCGCCCGTACATGCAGGTCCCGCGGGCGATGACGCGCGCCGACATGGACCAGGTGGTGCACGAGTTCGCGCGCTCCGCCCGCCTCGCCATCGAGGCCGATTTTGACATGCTGGAGTTGCACTGTGCGCACGGCTATCTGCTGTCCAGCTTCATCACCCCGCTCGGGAACCACCGGACCGACGAGTACGGCGGCTCGCTGGCGAATCGGCTGCGCTTCCCCCTCGAGGTCTTCCACGCCGTTCGCGAGGTGTGGCCCCAGGAACGTCCGCTGTCCGTACGCATCTCGGCGACGGACTGGGCCGCCGGCGGAGTCGATGCGGCCGAGGCCGTCGAGATCGCCCGGGCATTCAGTGACGCCGGCGCCGACATCATGCACATCTCGACCGGGCAGACAACGCCGGACGCGAAGCCGGTGTATGGCCGCATGTACCAGACCCCGTTTTCGGATCGGATCCGCAACGAGCTGGGCGTGAAGACCATCGCCGTTGGTGCCATTACGGACCCGGACCAGGTGAATTCGATCCTCGCCGCTGGGCGCGCCGACCTGTGCGCCCTCGCCCGACCACACCTCGCCAACCCAGCCTGGACGCTGCAGGCCGCGGCGCAACAGGGCTACCGCGAGCAGCACTGGCCATGGCAGTACCTGTCCGGCAAGGACCAGATGGAGCGCTTGTTCGAGCGCGCGAAGGGCGGCGGCTAG
- a CDS encoding AMP-binding protein, translated as MTTPDGLPGGVPTAHVDPFARDHLPPRDLWPAMSYTGVGEPAYPDHLNAAVELLDGAVARGWGERIAFRSPTEVLTFAALLDRANRIARVLVEDYGLVPGHRVLLRGGNSPMMVALWHAVLKAGGIVVCTMPLLRARELTFTADKARIRLAITDVKLVDDCAAAMQVRADGTPREGARVVTWGGPAPDGSPALEQQMAAKAPTFENVRTAADDVALIAFTSGTTGEGKGTMHFHRDVLAICDTFARHVLCASPDDVFIGSPPFAFTFGLGGLVLFPMRIGASAILLEQATPPFLIAAIQHHRATVVFTAPTAYRAMLPLLAEHDVSSLRKCVSAGEALPRATFDAWKAATGITIIDGIGATELLHIFISAREGDVRPGATGKVVPGFQARVVDDQMRDVPVGEVGRLAVRGPTGCRYLANLERQQAYVQDGWNLTGDSYKLDADGYFWYQARTDDMIISAGYNISGPEVEGVLLEHPAVQECGVVGAPDPERGQVVKAYVVLRPGRVADPATTKVLQDWVKQQLAPYKYPRAVEFVDALPRTNTGKLQRYRLRDPSA; from the coding sequence ATGACCACTCCTGACGGACTGCCCGGGGGCGTGCCGACGGCCCACGTCGACCCCTTCGCCCGCGACCACCTGCCGCCCCGCGACCTCTGGCCGGCGATGAGCTACACCGGCGTGGGGGAGCCCGCCTATCCCGACCACCTCAATGCGGCCGTGGAGCTGCTCGACGGCGCCGTCGCGCGCGGCTGGGGCGAGCGGATCGCGTTCCGCAGCCCCACCGAGGTGCTGACCTTCGCCGCGCTGCTGGACCGGGCCAACCGCATCGCCCGCGTCCTCGTGGAGGATTACGGGCTGGTCCCGGGGCACCGCGTCCTGCTGCGCGGGGGCAACTCCCCGATGATGGTTGCGCTGTGGCACGCCGTGCTCAAGGCGGGCGGGATCGTCGTCTGCACGATGCCACTGCTGCGCGCGCGCGAGCTCACGTTCACCGCAGACAAGGCGCGCATCCGCCTGGCGATCACCGACGTGAAGCTGGTGGACGATTGTGCGGCGGCGATGCAGGTGCGTGCGGACGGTACCCCACGTGAGGGGGCACGCGTGGTGACCTGGGGCGGACCAGCACCGGATGGCTCCCCTGCCCTCGAACAGCAGATGGCCGCCAAGGCGCCCACCTTCGAGAACGTGCGCACCGCGGCGGACGATGTCGCCCTCATCGCCTTCACCTCGGGGACCACGGGCGAGGGGAAGGGCACGATGCATTTCCATCGCGACGTGCTCGCCATCTGTGACACCTTCGCCCGACACGTCCTGTGTGCGTCACCCGACGACGTGTTCATCGGCTCCCCGCCGTTTGCCTTCACCTTTGGGCTGGGTGGCCTCGTGCTCTTCCCGATGCGCATCGGGGCCAGCGCCATCCTGCTCGAACAGGCCACACCGCCGTTCCTCATCGCGGCGATCCAGCACCATCGGGCCACGGTGGTCTTCACGGCCCCGACCGCCTATCGCGCGATGTTGCCGCTCCTCGCCGAGCACGATGTGTCGTCGCTGAGGAAGTGCGTCTCGGCCGGCGAGGCGCTTCCCCGCGCCACGTTCGATGCGTGGAAGGCGGCGACGGGCATCACCATCATCGACGGCATCGGGGCTACGGAACTCCTGCACATCTTCATCAGTGCACGCGAGGGCGATGTGCGACCCGGCGCGACCGGCAAGGTCGTACCCGGGTTTCAGGCTCGCGTCGTGGATGACCAGATGCGTGACGTCCCCGTCGGCGAGGTGGGCCGACTCGCGGTGCGCGGCCCCACCGGGTGCCGCTACCTCGCCAACCTCGAGCGCCAGCAGGCGTATGTGCAGGACGGCTGGAACCTGACAGGCGATTCCTACAAGCTCGATGCCGACGGCTACTTCTGGTACCAGGCGCGCACCGATGACATGATCATCTCGGCCGGTTACAACATCTCCGGCCCGGAAGTGGAAGGGGTGTTGCTCGAGCATCCTGCGGTGCAGGAGTGCGGGGTGGTCGGCGCACCGGACCCCGAGCGGGGCCAGGTGGTGAAGGCGTATGTCGTGCTGCGCCCAGGCCGCGTCGCGGACCCCGCCACCACCAAGGTCCTTCAGGATTGGGTGAAGCAACAACTCGCGCCCTACAAGTACCCGCGGGCCGTGGAGTTCGTCGACGCCCTGCCCCGCACCAACACCGGAAAGCTCCAGCGATATCGCCTGCGTGACCCCTCCGCCTGA
- a CDS encoding RidA family protein — protein sequence MAGTGRVIVTAGVIGWNPETLVIETDNFASQVAQAFRNIRDILSAEGAGPEHLVRLTWYVTNRDEYVAARPAIGLAYREVFGRNYPAMAVVIVSGLVEPQAKVEIEATAIVTT from the coding sequence ATGGCCGGCACCGGCCGCGTCATCGTGACGGCCGGCGTCATCGGCTGGAATCCCGAAACCCTGGTGATCGAGACCGACAACTTTGCGTCGCAGGTCGCCCAGGCCTTCCGCAACATCCGCGATATCCTCTCGGCCGAAGGGGCCGGCCCGGAGCACCTGGTGCGGCTCACCTGGTACGTGACGAATCGCGATGAGTACGTGGCCGCGCGCCCGGCGATCGGTCTCGCCTACCGTGAAGTGTTTGGACGGAACTATCCGGCGATGGCGGTGGTGATCGTCAGCGGGCTGGTGGAGCCCCAAGCGAAGGTCGAGATCGAAGCGACGGCGATCGTCACGACCTGA
- a CDS encoding carboxypeptidase regulatory-like domain-containing protein produces MRQLVLLASLVWAGAVGAQEGRARLRGVVIDSVGRRPLPGAVVQLASASNPAQGWSATTDSLGAWQLGELAPGRYVVGFVHVALDSLGLEAPSLAVDLGAGQDREVTLAIPAARTLVARLCRADVTTDSTGLFLGRVRHVNGATAEGGLLATWTELRFTRQGLQRATPSQRALVAADGWFAMCGLPIRSPIAVRAWQGSDSTGYLELDIPPTGLLRRDLVVGRVTATVTTEVSSAIVDRGQGLPPTMRHDTVSMVRTARGTGAVRGTVSTITGAPLAGARIELWGTNLVTAATSDGAFALDSVPEGSQTLVVRGIGFVPYRAVIDVLPPTPTRHDVALAPFVAAMDTVRIVGQRSAEAWRTGYDQRRKRGLGEFIDEDELNRRDPKQVSDLFVQMPGVDILSSGAFGRKVVMRGRAGGFFCIPAIFVDGVRFFNGQGRGGRSPLAAAPTVTGNSEAIDMMEYTGTADLEFVVNPNDIKAVEVYPRDAQVPIEFDDPRDGCGSIVIWTGRRKR; encoded by the coding sequence GTGAGGCAGCTCGTCCTCCTGGCATCGTTGGTGTGGGCCGGCGCGGTCGGCGCGCAGGAGGGCCGCGCGCGCTTGCGCGGGGTCGTCATCGACTCGGTGGGTCGGCGGCCGCTCCCCGGTGCGGTGGTGCAGCTGGCCAGCGCGAGCAACCCCGCCCAGGGGTGGTCGGCCACGACGGACAGCCTCGGCGCGTGGCAGCTGGGAGAGCTCGCCCCGGGGCGATACGTGGTGGGATTTGTGCACGTCGCGCTGGACTCGTTAGGCCTGGAGGCCCCGAGCCTCGCCGTGGACCTGGGCGCCGGGCAGGATCGCGAGGTGACGCTGGCGATCCCGGCCGCCCGCACCCTGGTGGCGCGGCTCTGTCGGGCCGACGTGACCACGGATTCCACCGGCCTCTTTCTCGGGCGGGTCCGCCACGTGAACGGGGCGACCGCCGAGGGTGGGTTGCTCGCGACGTGGACCGAGTTGCGCTTCACCCGCCAGGGCTTGCAGCGGGCGACACCGAGCCAGCGTGCGCTGGTGGCCGCCGACGGGTGGTTTGCCATGTGTGGCCTGCCCATCCGGAGTCCCATCGCTGTCCGCGCCTGGCAAGGCAGCGACTCGACCGGCTATCTCGAGTTGGACATCCCGCCGACAGGGCTCCTGCGACGCGACCTGGTCGTCGGCCGGGTGACCGCCACGGTGACGACGGAGGTGAGCTCGGCCATCGTCGATCGCGGGCAGGGGCTCCCCCCCACGATGCGCCACGACACGGTGTCGATGGTCCGCACGGCGCGCGGGACGGGCGCCGTACGCGGGACCGTCTCCACAATCACGGGCGCCCCGCTGGCCGGTGCGCGCATTGAGCTGTGGGGCACGAACTTGGTCACCGCGGCCACCAGCGACGGTGCCTTCGCCCTCGATTCGGTCCCCGAGGGGAGCCAGACCCTCGTGGTGCGGGGGATCGGTTTCGTGCCATACCGCGCGGTGATCGATGTCCTCCCGCCCACGCCCACACGCCATGATGTCGCCCTCGCTCCATTCGTCGCTGCGATGGACACCGTGCGCATCGTCGGACAGCGCTCCGCCGAGGCCTGGCGCACCGGGTACGACCAGCGCCGCAAGCGGGGGCTGGGCGAGTTCATTGATGAAGACGAGCTCAATCGGCGCGACCCCAAGCAGGTGTCGGACCTGTTCGTCCAGATGCCTGGTGTCGACATCCTCTCGAGCGGGGCCTTTGGCCGAAAGGTCGTGATGCGGGGCCGCGCGGGAGGCTTCTTCTGCATCCCGGCGATCTTCGTGGACGGCGTCCGGTTCTTCAACGGGCAGGGTCGCGGCGGGCGGTCGCCCCTTGCCGCCGCCCCCACCGTCACCGGCAACAGCGAGGCCATCGACATGATGGAGTACACCGGCACTGCCGACCTGGAGTTCGTCGTGAACCCCAACGACATCAAGGCGGTCGAGGTGTATCCGCGCGATGCCCAGGTGCCCATTGAGTTTGATGATCCACGGGATGGCTGTGGCTCCATCGTGATCTGGACCGGACGACGCAAGCGATGA
- a CDS encoding acyl-CoA dehydrogenase family protein: protein MADTTFLSWPFFESRHRAFASTLDTWADARLGALAHHDVDATCRELVRGMGHDGWLQPAVAFDGTLDVRTLCLAREILARHDPLADFAFAMQGLGSGPISLFGSPGLKDRYLRRVASGDAIAAFALSEPNAGSDVMAMTTTAQRLPDGSWQLDGEKTWISNGGIADFYVVFARWPEGGERSFVALVVDAQAAGLEVASRIDTIAPHPLAHLRFANCRVPADAVVGAPGKGMRVALGTLDIFRSTVGAAALGMARRALDESLGFVRERRLFGQPLSDFQLTQARLAQMATDIDTSALLVYRAAWTKDTTGARVTREAAMAKWQATEAAQRTIDAAVQLHGARGVQSGHPVERLYREIRALRIYEGTSEVQQLVIAGQLLPSPHSPA, encoded by the coding sequence GTGGCGGACACGACGTTCCTCAGCTGGCCTTTCTTCGAGTCGCGGCACCGGGCCTTCGCGAGCACCTTGGACACCTGGGCCGACGCGAGGCTCGGCGCCCTGGCACATCATGACGTGGACGCGACCTGTCGGGAGCTCGTGCGCGGCATGGGCCATGACGGGTGGCTGCAACCTGCGGTCGCGTTCGACGGCACCCTCGACGTGCGCACCCTGTGCCTGGCGCGCGAGATCCTGGCCCGTCACGACCCCCTCGCCGACTTCGCCTTCGCGATGCAGGGGCTCGGATCGGGCCCGATCTCGCTGTTCGGGTCACCCGGACTGAAGGACCGATACCTCCGACGCGTCGCGAGCGGCGACGCGATTGCGGCCTTTGCCCTGTCCGAGCCCAACGCTGGCTCCGACGTGATGGCGATGACTACCACGGCGCAGCGGCTGCCGGATGGCTCGTGGCAGCTCGACGGCGAGAAGACCTGGATCTCCAACGGGGGGATCGCGGACTTCTACGTGGTGTTCGCGCGGTGGCCGGAGGGCGGCGAGCGGAGCTTTGTCGCGCTGGTGGTGGACGCGCAAGCGGCCGGGTTGGAGGTTGCCTCGCGCATCGACACAATCGCGCCACACCCGCTGGCCCACCTGCGATTCGCCAACTGCCGTGTGCCGGCCGATGCGGTGGTGGGCGCACCGGGGAAGGGGATGCGCGTGGCGTTAGGCACCCTCGACATCTTTCGCTCCACCGTGGGGGCCGCCGCGCTCGGCATGGCCCGCCGTGCCCTTGACGAGTCTCTCGGGTTCGTCCGCGAGCGTCGGCTCTTCGGCCAGCCACTCAGCGACTTCCAGCTCACCCAGGCGCGCCTCGCGCAGATGGCCACCGATATCGACACCAGCGCCCTCCTCGTGTACCGGGCCGCGTGGACGAAGGACACCACGGGCGCCCGGGTGACCCGTGAAGCCGCGATGGCCAAGTGGCAGGCCACCGAGGCCGCCCAGCGCACCATCGACGCCGCGGTGCAGTTGCATGGCGCGCGCGGGGTGCAAAGCGGGCATCCGGTGGAACGCCTGTACCGCGAGATCCGCGCCCTGCGCATTTATGAAGGCACAAGTGAAGTGCAGCAGCTGGTTATTGCCGGACAGCTCCTGCCCAGCCCGCATTCGCCCGCATGA